In one Mucilaginibacter sp. PAMB04168 genomic region, the following are encoded:
- a CDS encoding TonB family protein: MTWWHYLLLSNLYLIMFYGFYALLLRRETFFQLNRIYLIGSAVMSFLIPIIQLDVVKQWFITQKVQQTIYSAGPAVIFRIKAVQPDPVTLGEVIGGVYIAGIVVLSLKLVWQLMLLSRIMRNGQVAAAWSFFKKIKVDEQLHNHRVILAHEEVHARQWHSADVLLIELIMILNWFNPVAYLYRSSIKHIHEFIADRDALKAGASRAEYAMLLLSQTFNAPVHHLLNPFFNNSVLKQRILMLQKNKSHYSALLKYGFSAPLFALMLALSSATLNNSVVVTSIQKQAEKVFAIEAPLTPQAVEKLVTNPITDKEKKKVRAEELQLSQAGIPTQSTTPVSLSAGSIPVNADSSAEVAHNEVFTSVEKLPSFAGGMAGFHEFLGKMIRYPAGAREHNQKGRVIVTFVVEQDGSLSDVKAINNPGNGLAEEAVRAISASPKWVAGEQNGRKVRVQYTVPVVFTTDEGINEAIDTEKASRTTFNMIRNVRFKPTGENDTSKATKKMLVTFRYNERTAAGEKPLIYIDGKEMPPGTLLTKLDTKNIESINVLKDEAATRLYGEKSKDGVVVITTKKQ, translated from the coding sequence ATGACCTGGTGGCATTATCTATTGCTTAGCAACCTGTACCTGATCATGTTTTATGGATTTTATGCTTTGTTGCTACGGCGCGAGACGTTTTTTCAGCTCAATCGCATTTACCTGATAGGTTCTGCGGTTATGTCATTTCTTATACCCATTATTCAGCTCGATGTAGTTAAACAATGGTTTATTACTCAAAAAGTACAGCAAACTATTTATAGTGCCGGTCCGGCTGTGATATTCCGCATTAAAGCCGTACAGCCAGATCCGGTTACGCTGGGCGAGGTAATTGGCGGGGTTTATATAGCCGGTATTGTTGTACTCTCTTTAAAATTGGTATGGCAGTTAATGTTGCTTAGCCGCATTATGCGCAACGGGCAGGTGGCTGCGGCATGGTCATTCTTTAAAAAAATAAAGGTAGATGAGCAGTTACATAACCATCGGGTTATATTAGCGCATGAGGAAGTGCACGCCCGTCAGTGGCATTCGGCTGATGTTTTGTTGATTGAGCTGATCATGATACTCAACTGGTTTAACCCGGTGGCCTACTTGTACCGTAGTAGTATAAAACACATTCATGAGTTTATTGCTGACCGCGATGCGCTCAAAGCCGGCGCTAGCAGGGCGGAGTATGCCATGCTGCTGTTAAGTCAAACCTTTAATGCCCCGGTACATCATCTGCTTAATCCTTTTTTCAATAACAGCGTGCTTAAGCAGCGTATTCTAATGCTGCAAAAAAACAAATCGCATTATAGTGCACTGCTTAAGTATGGTTTTTCGGCGCCGTTATTTGCGCTGATGCTGGCCTTGTCGTCGGCTACCTTAAACAATAGCGTTGTTGTTACCAGCATTCAAAAACAGGCCGAAAAGGTTTTTGCTATCGAAGCCCCCCTCACGCCTCAGGCTGTGGAGAAGCTGGTTACAAACCCCATAACTGATAAAGAAAAGAAGAAAGTGCGGGCAGAAGAGCTGCAGCTAAGCCAGGCCGGTATTCCAACACAAAGTACAACACCAGTAAGTTTATCAGCCGGTAGTATTCCGGTTAACGCCGACAGTAGTGCAGAAGTAGCCCATAACGAAGTCTTTACCTCGGTGGAAAAGTTACCGTCATTCGCAGGTGGTATGGCCGGTTTTCATGAGTTTTTAGGAAAAATGATCCGTTATCCGGCTGGTGCCCGTGAGCATAACCAAAAAGGCAGGGTAATAGTCACTTTTGTAGTGGAGCAGGATGGATCGTTATCAGATGTAAAAGCTATTAATAATCCGGGTAATGGGCTGGCTGAAGAAGCTGTCAGGGCTATATCGGCATCGCCCAAGTGGGTAGCAGGTGAGCAGAACGGCCGGAAGGTACGCGTGCAATATACCGTACCTGTTGTATTTACTACAGATGAAGGGATTAATGAAGCCATTGATACAGAAAAAGCAAGCCGAACCACTTTTAATATGATTAGAAATGTGCGTTTTAAACCTACAGGTGAAAATGATACCAGCAAGGCCACAAAAAAGATGTTGGTAACATTCAGGTATAATGAGCGCACAGCAGCTGGCGAAAAACCGTTGATTTATATTGATGGCAAAGAAATGCCACCCGGAACGTTGCTTACAAAGTTGGATACCAAAAATATTGAAAGCATAAACGTACTGAAAGATGAAGCTGCTACCCGCCTCTATGGCGAGAAGTCGAAAGACGGTGTGGTAGTTATCACCACTAAAAAGCAATAA